In Streptomyces sp. NBC_01439, the following are encoded in one genomic region:
- a CDS encoding MurT ligase domain-containing protein — translation MAGNTEPLSPRAKLAVTAGKAAAAVSRAAGRGSGSVIGGKVALRLDPDLLGALAQHLDVVLVSATNGKTTTTRLIAEALRASGPVVSNALGANMPAGITSALAGGSDAKYGVIEVDEKYLAGVARDVTPKVIALLNLSRDQLDRAAETRMLAEKWREGLQGSKAVIVANCDDPLIVWSASSSQNVVWVAAGQEWKDDAWSCPSCGGVMQRPGDDWFCGECGFRRPTPTWVLSGDHVLDPHGSAWPIHLQLPGRANKANAATSAAVAAVFGVPPQVALERMYQVQAVAGRYDVVSFQGRELRLLLAKNPAGWLETFSLIDPPPTPVILSVNARGADGTDTSWLWDVDYPRLAGHPIFVIGDRKLDLAVRLEVAGLDFRVCDTLDEAVQLAPPGQIELIANYTAFQDVRRRVGN, via the coding sequence ATGGCAGGCAACACGGAGCCGCTTTCGCCGCGGGCCAAGCTGGCCGTGACGGCGGGCAAGGCCGCGGCGGCGGTGTCGCGGGCCGCGGGACGCGGAAGCGGATCGGTAATCGGTGGCAAGGTCGCACTCAGGCTCGACCCCGATCTTCTCGGCGCGCTGGCGCAACATCTCGATGTCGTCCTCGTGTCCGCGACGAACGGCAAGACCACGACGACCCGACTGATCGCGGAGGCCCTGCGGGCCAGCGGTCCGGTCGTCTCCAACGCCTTGGGCGCCAACATGCCGGCGGGCATCACCTCCGCGCTGGCCGGCGGCTCGGACGCCAAGTACGGCGTCATCGAGGTCGACGAGAAGTACCTGGCCGGAGTGGCCCGGGACGTCACCCCCAAGGTGATCGCCCTGCTCAACCTCTCCCGCGACCAGCTGGACCGCGCCGCCGAGACCCGCATGCTCGCGGAGAAGTGGCGCGAGGGGCTCCAGGGCTCCAAGGCGGTCATCGTCGCCAACTGCGACGACCCGCTGATCGTGTGGTCCGCCTCCTCCTCCCAGAACGTGGTGTGGGTCGCGGCCGGCCAGGAGTGGAAGGACGACGCCTGGTCCTGCCCCTCCTGCGGCGGTGTCATGCAGCGCCCGGGCGACGACTGGTTCTGCGGCGAGTGCGGCTTCCGGCGCCCGACCCCGACGTGGGTGCTCTCCGGCGACCACGTGCTGGACCCGCACGGCTCGGCCTGGCCGATCCACCTCCAGCTGCCCGGCCGTGCCAACAAGGCCAACGCGGCCACCTCGGCCGCCGTGGCCGCCGTCTTCGGCGTACCGCCGCAGGTGGCGCTGGAGCGGATGTACCAGGTGCAGGCCGTCGCCGGCCGCTACGACGTGGTCAGCTTCCAGGGCCGTGAGCTGCGGCTGCTGCTCGCGAAGAACCCGGCGGGCTGGCTCGAAACGTTTTCTCTGATCGATCCCCCGCCGACCCCGGTGATCCTCTCGGTGAACGCGCGCGGCGCCGACGGCACCGACACCTCGTGGCTGTGGGACGTGGACTACCCGCGGCTCGCCGGTCACCCGATCTTCGTGATCGGTGACCGCAAGCTGGACCTCGCGGTCCGCCTGGAGGTCGCGGGCCTGGACTTCCGCGTGTGCGACACCCTCGACGAGGCCGTGCAGCTCGCGCCGCCCGGCCAGATCGAGCTGATCGCCAACTACACCGCCTTCCAGGACGTGCGCCGCCGCGTCGGCAACTAG
- the def gene encoding peptide deformylase encodes MRQRPIPGTAGLVRPMSLLGDPVLHSACAEVTEFGPELDRLIEDMFATMYAAEGVGLAANQIGVGQRVFVYDCPDDEDVRHVGHIVNPRLVTADGDEFRGPEGCLSLPGLEAGTVRFDHAVVEGVTSNGAAVRIAGTGFFARCLQHECDHLDGTVYADRVTGLRARRLRRAIRKTPWGAGALRG; translated from the coding sequence ATGCGACAGCGCCCCATTCCCGGTACCGCCGGCCTCGTCCGCCCCATGAGCCTGTTGGGTGATCCGGTGCTCCACTCCGCGTGCGCGGAAGTCACCGAGTTCGGCCCGGAACTCGACCGGCTCATCGAGGACATGTTCGCCACGATGTACGCCGCCGAGGGCGTCGGGCTCGCCGCGAACCAGATCGGCGTCGGGCAGCGGGTGTTCGTCTACGACTGCCCCGACGACGAGGACGTCCGCCACGTCGGGCACATCGTCAACCCGCGGTTGGTCACGGCCGACGGGGACGAGTTCCGGGGGCCGGAGGGGTGCCTGTCCCTGCCGGGGCTGGAGGCGGGGACGGTCCGCTTCGACCACGCGGTGGTGGAAGGCGTCACGTCGAACGGGGCGGCCGTTCGGATCGCCGGGACGGGGTTCTTCGCGCGGTGCCTCCAGCACGAGTGCGACCACCTCGACGGGACGGTGTACGCGGACCGCGTGACGGGCCTGCGCGCCCGTCGCCTGCGGCGTGCCATCCGGAAGACCCCCTGGGGAGCCGGGGCGCTGCGCGGCTAG
- a CDS encoding TetR family transcriptional regulator: METTQQAGEPGAAERRRRELLEAADRVVLRDGPKASMNAIAAEAGITKPILYRHFGDKAGLYQALAVRHTDALLDSLRAALDAPAERRRRVEATLDTYLAAIEARPQVYRFLMHPAEDSHSAERGFDVGLHSAPLLRRLGEELAEVIGERVDLGPGGERLARIWGHGIVGMMHAAGDWWLGERPCERADLVAGLTDLLWGRLATAGNREDGPGF, translated from the coding sequence ATGGAGACCACTCAGCAGGCCGGTGAGCCGGGAGCGGCCGAACGCCGCCGTCGGGAACTGCTCGAAGCCGCCGACCGGGTCGTGCTCAGGGACGGCCCCAAAGCCTCCATGAACGCGATCGCGGCCGAGGCCGGCATCACCAAGCCCATCCTCTACCGGCACTTCGGGGACAAGGCGGGCCTCTACCAGGCGCTCGCGGTCCGGCACACCGACGCCCTGCTCGACTCGCTGCGGGCCGCGCTCGACGCCCCCGCCGAGCGGCGCCGCCGGGTGGAGGCGACCCTCGACACCTATCTTGCCGCCATCGAGGCCCGCCCGCAGGTCTACCGCTTCCTCATGCACCCGGCCGAGGACTCCCACAGCGCCGAACGCGGCTTCGACGTCGGCCTGCACTCGGCCCCGCTGCTGCGCCGGCTCGGCGAGGAACTGGCCGAGGTGATCGGCGAACGGGTGGACCTCGGTCCGGGGGGCGAACGCCTCGCCCGGATCTGGGGCCACGGCATCGTCGGCATGATGCACGCGGCCGGCGACTGGTGGCTGGGCGAACGCCCCTGCGAGCGCGCGGACCTGGTCGCGGGCCTCACGGACCTCCTCTGGGGCCGCCTGGCCACCGCCGGCAACCGCGAAGACGGCCCGGGCTTCTAG
- a CDS encoding acyl-CoA dehydrogenase family protein, translating to MAEFTMELNDDQKQVRDWIHGFAADVMRPAAAEWDEREETPWPVIQEAAKVGIYSLDFYAQQFFDPTGLGIPMAMEELFWGDAGIALSIVGTGLAAIGVVANGTEEQIGTWIPQMYGTPDDVKVAAFCSSEPDAGSDVGSMRTRAVYDQAKDEWVLNGTKTWATNGGIANVHIVVAVVDPALGTKGHASFIIPPNTPGLSQGQKFKKHGIRASHTAEVVLEDVRIPGSCLLGGKEKLDERLARAHERARSGGGERVKNAAMATFEASRPAVGAMAVGTARAAYEVALDYAKTRTQFGRPIIDNQGVAFQLADMRTQIDAARLLVWRASWMAVAGRPFESAEGSMSKLFASEVAKKVTAQAVQILGGNGFTREYPVERMHRDSAIYTIFEGTSEIQRLVIARTISGMPIR from the coding sequence ATGGCGGAGTTCACCATGGAGCTGAACGACGACCAGAAGCAGGTGCGGGACTGGATCCATGGCTTCGCCGCCGATGTGATGCGCCCCGCGGCCGCGGAATGGGACGAGCGCGAAGAGACTCCCTGGCCCGTCATCCAGGAGGCGGCCAAGGTCGGCATCTACTCGCTGGACTTCTACGCCCAGCAGTTCTTCGACCCGACGGGCCTCGGCATTCCGATGGCGATGGAGGAGCTCTTCTGGGGCGACGCGGGCATCGCGCTGTCCATCGTGGGCACCGGACTCGCGGCCATCGGCGTCGTCGCCAACGGCACCGAGGAGCAGATCGGCACCTGGATCCCGCAGATGTACGGAACCCCGGACGACGTGAAGGTCGCCGCCTTCTGCTCCTCCGAGCCGGACGCCGGCTCCGACGTCGGCTCGATGCGCACCCGGGCGGTCTACGACCAGGCCAAGGACGAATGGGTGCTGAACGGCACCAAGACCTGGGCGACGAACGGCGGCATCGCCAACGTCCACATCGTGGTCGCGGTCGTCGACCCCGCGCTGGGGACCAAGGGACACGCCTCCTTCATCATCCCGCCGAACACCCCCGGACTGTCCCAGGGCCAGAAGTTCAAGAAGCACGGCATCCGTGCCTCGCACACCGCCGAGGTGGTGCTGGAAGACGTACGGATCCCCGGCTCCTGCCTGCTCGGCGGCAAGGAGAAGCTGGACGAGCGCCTCGCGCGGGCCCACGAGCGCGCACGCAGCGGCGGCGGCGAGAGGGTGAAGAACGCGGCCATGGCCACCTTCGAGGCCTCCCGGCCGGCGGTCGGTGCGATGGCCGTCGGCACCGCGCGCGCCGCGTACGAGGTGGCCCTCGACTACGCGAAGACCCGCACCCAGTTCGGCCGCCCGATCATCGACAACCAGGGTGTGGCCTTCCAGCTCGCCGACATGCGGACGCAGATCGACGCGGCCCGGCTGCTGGTGTGGCGGGCGTCCTGGATGGCGGTGGCGGGCCGGCCGTTCGAGTCGGCGGAGGGCTCGATGTCGAAGCTCTTCGCGAGCGAGGTCGCCAAGAAGGTCACCGCCCAGGCGGTCCAGATCCTCGGCGGCAACGGCTTTACCCGTGAGTACCCGGTGGAGCGCATGCACCGGGACAGCGCCATCTACACGATCTTCGAGGGAACCAGCGAGATCCAGCGCCTGGTGATCGCCCGCACGATCTCCGGCATGCCGATCCGCTAG
- a CDS encoding LppU/SCO3897 family protein produces MATPPQPQQQGAGPYNPYGAPVPQQGGPGGPWHAGPQPHGAYGTYGAYGAHPEPGRYGCRLCGAWPAAHATVRGHQGLIVLMRFLSLRGPFCRDCGLASYRRMSSDTLWQGWWGPLSLFITPVTLLMNLGPRASFRKLAPPTGGYRPALDPGKPLWRRGPVLLFLTPVLLVLLGIPALIGIALLVGDDTPTLSVGQCVADEWDGKHLRLRVRDCGSPKAEYRVSKRPKTSADGCAPLDRITGSDYGAMGSTLACLTPLPK; encoded by the coding sequence GTGGCCACTCCGCCACAGCCGCAGCAACAGGGCGCCGGCCCGTACAACCCCTACGGCGCGCCCGTCCCGCAGCAGGGCGGCCCGGGCGGCCCCTGGCACGCCGGACCGCAGCCACACGGCGCGTACGGCACGTACGGCGCGTACGGCGCGCACCCCGAGCCGGGCCGGTACGGCTGCCGACTGTGCGGGGCCTGGCCCGCCGCGCACGCGACCGTACGCGGGCACCAGGGCCTGATCGTGCTGATGCGGTTCCTGAGCCTGCGCGGACCGTTCTGCCGCGACTGCGGGCTGGCCAGCTACCGCCGCATGTCCTCCGACACCCTCTGGCAGGGCTGGTGGGGGCCGCTGTCCCTCTTCATCACGCCCGTGACCCTGCTGATGAACCTCGGCCCGCGGGCGTCCTTCCGGAAGCTCGCTCCGCCGACGGGCGGCTACCGGCCGGCGCTCGACCCGGGCAAGCCGCTGTGGCGCCGGGGCCCGGTCCTGCTGTTCCTCACACCGGTGCTGCTCGTCCTCCTGGGGATCCCCGCGCTGATCGGGATCGCCCTGTTGGTCGGTGACGACACGCCGACGCTGTCGGTGGGCCAGTGCGTCGCCGACGAGTGGGACGGGAAGCACCTGAGGCTGCGCGTGCGGGACTGCGGTTCGCCGAAGGCCGAGTACCGCGTCAGCAAGCGACCGAAGACATCCGCCGACGGCTGCGCCCCGCTCGACCGGATCACCGGGTCGGACTACGGAGCGATGGGCTCCACGCTCGCCTGCCTCACTCCTCTGCCCAAGTGA
- a CDS encoding SRPBCC family protein — translation MPAIRIVHRTSLQPLEAWPMLTDWERHGAQVPLTRTIIETAPPTRVGTIFTARTGVSRITFDDRMEVVEWRPPAEGLSGLVRLEKRGRTVTGWAEIEIRPLHTGGAEVHWREELHLRGFPRALDPLVAAAGRFLFGRALARLLRP, via the coding sequence ATGCCCGCTATCCGGATCGTTCACCGCACGTCTTTGCAGCCGCTCGAGGCGTGGCCGATGCTCACGGACTGGGAGCGCCACGGCGCGCAGGTCCCGCTCACCCGGACGATCATCGAGACGGCGCCCCCGACCCGCGTCGGAACGATCTTCACGGCACGGACGGGCGTGAGCAGGATCACATTCGACGATCGCATGGAGGTCGTCGAATGGCGACCCCCTGCCGAAGGCCTGTCGGGATTGGTCCGACTGGAGAAGCGCGGCCGGACGGTGACGGGCTGGGCGGAGATCGAGATCCGCCCTTTGCACACGGGCGGCGCAGAGGTCCATTGGCGGGAGGAACTGCACCTGCGCGGCTTCCCCCGCGCCCTGGATCCCCTGGTCGCGGCGGCGGGCCGGTTCCTCTTCGGCCGGGCCCTCGCGCGACTGCTGCGGCCCTGA
- a CDS encoding DUF5999 family protein, translating into MCSHQPPCPTADSADHDAARIVASHPEQGWSLLCNGVVVFDDTGELLPDSRTVEPRRPALV; encoded by the coding sequence ATGTGCTCCCACCAGCCACCCTGCCCGACTGCCGACAGCGCCGATCACGACGCCGCCCGCATCGTGGCCTCCCACCCTGAACAGGGCTGGAGCCTGCTGTGCAACGGAGTCGTGGTGTTCGACGACACCGGTGAACTGCTCCCCGACAGCCGTACGGTGGAACCCCGCCGCCCGGCCCTGGTCTGA
- a CDS encoding ATP-binding protein → MFGEYSFNDSQAGSADGDPGPDPCPVPGNLPPEPASFVGRERELQLLDDLLHERRLITLTGVGGVGKSRLALRAVATVRQVRPDGVWWAELSPLRDPSLLTATVAHTVGLADHSPRPLDEELCAWMADKELLLVLDTCEHLVADCRHLVGELLQSAPGLTILVTSREPLDMPTEEVVEVRPLPCEGPDSDALTLFRARALAATPRAAAVFADPARAALAAEVCRRLDGIPLALELAGARMRLWTLEHMAERIGERLEVLSDARAALPRRHQTMRTTIGWSHELCEPLERLLWARLSVFTGDFDIAAARAVCSGGPLPAARVERVLAGLAAKSVVLRIEERGTGTRYRMLDTIREYGQDWLGELGEVEIVTDRHAHWYAALSQAAERGWMGPGQVDWYRRITAEHAQLRTALEHLIAADPTAALEMAGALWFYWFACGHVHEGRGFLERALRSGPRTGAAYNQAVWALGLTMLLQGDMDAARRLGDECTRDAARLADPERELRAAYLAAASVLMPGDPVRALSLAGPRARAGHGGRTSGTGWLLCKLATSYSLCDLRRFDEATEEAQALREACAELGERWLRAYADYILAVAALGLGDHGEAARHVRAMLSGKRLLGDRFGIALGLDLLAAAVAGLGDGELAARLLGTAHAWWRTVGRPQMGSPSLRALRDQGEQQARAAIGDAAYETAFLGGAAAPTG, encoded by the coding sequence GTGTTCGGTGAGTACTCGTTCAATGACAGTCAGGCAGGATCCGCGGACGGCGATCCCGGACCGGACCCCTGCCCGGTGCCCGGCAACCTGCCCCCGGAACCTGCGAGCTTCGTCGGTCGGGAGCGCGAACTCCAGCTGCTCGACGACCTGTTGCACGAGCGAAGACTGATCACCCTCACGGGGGTGGGCGGCGTCGGCAAGTCACGGCTGGCCCTGCGGGCGGTCGCCACCGTCCGCCAGGTGCGCCCCGACGGGGTCTGGTGGGCGGAACTGTCACCCCTGCGCGATCCGAGCCTGCTCACCGCCACCGTCGCCCACACCGTGGGCCTCGCCGACCACTCCCCACGCCCCCTCGACGAGGAACTGTGCGCGTGGATGGCCGACAAGGAGCTGCTCCTGGTCCTGGACACCTGCGAGCACCTGGTGGCCGACTGCCGCCATCTCGTCGGCGAACTCCTGCAGTCTGCGCCCGGGTTGACGATCCTGGTCACCTCCCGCGAGCCGCTCGACATGCCGACCGAGGAGGTCGTGGAGGTCCGACCGCTGCCCTGCGAGGGGCCCGACAGCGATGCCCTCACGCTCTTCCGGGCCCGCGCGCTGGCCGCGACCCCGCGGGCAGCGGCCGTCTTCGCCGACCCCGCGCGCGCCGCCCTGGCCGCCGAGGTGTGCCGGCGCCTGGACGGCATCCCGCTCGCGCTGGAACTCGCGGGCGCCCGGATGCGGTTGTGGACGCTGGAGCACATGGCCGAGCGGATCGGCGAACGCTTGGAGGTGCTGTCCGACGCCCGGGCCGCGCTGCCGCGCCGGCACCAGACGATGCGGACCACGATCGGCTGGAGCCACGAACTGTGCGAGCCGCTGGAACGGCTGCTGTGGGCCCGGCTCTCGGTCTTCACCGGTGACTTCGACATCGCCGCGGCGCGCGCCGTCTGCTCGGGCGGACCGCTGCCCGCCGCCCGGGTGGAGCGCGTACTGGCGGGCCTCGCCGCCAAGTCCGTGGTCCTGCGCATCGAGGAACGCGGGACCGGGACCCGCTACCGGATGCTGGACACGATCCGCGAGTACGGACAGGACTGGCTGGGCGAGCTGGGCGAGGTGGAGATCGTCACCGACCGACACGCCCACTGGTACGCGGCACTCTCCCAGGCTGCCGAGCGGGGGTGGATGGGCCCGGGGCAGGTGGACTGGTACCGGAGGATCACCGCCGAGCACGCGCAGCTGCGCACCGCCCTGGAGCACCTGATCGCCGCCGACCCGACGGCGGCGCTGGAGATGGCCGGGGCCCTGTGGTTCTACTGGTTCGCGTGCGGGCACGTGCACGAGGGACGCGGCTTCCTGGAACGGGCCCTGCGGTCCGGTCCGCGCACGGGGGCCGCGTACAACCAGGCCGTGTGGGCCCTCGGACTCACCATGCTGCTCCAGGGCGACATGGACGCGGCGCGGCGACTCGGCGACGAGTGCACGCGCGACGCGGCGCGACTCGCGGACCCCGAGCGGGAGCTGCGCGCGGCCTACCTTGCGGCGGCGTCCGTCCTCATGCCCGGTGACCCGGTACGGGCCCTGAGCCTGGCCGGCCCCCGGGCCCGGGCGGGACACGGCGGGCGGACCAGCGGCACGGGCTGGCTGCTGTGCAAGCTGGCCACCAGCTACTCCCTGTGCGACTTGCGGCGCTTCGACGAGGCGACCGAGGAGGCACAGGCCCTGCGGGAGGCCTGCGCGGAGCTGGGCGAGCGCTGGCTGCGGGCGTACGCGGACTACATCCTGGCGGTGGCGGCGCTGGGCCTGGGCGACCACGGGGAGGCCGCCCGGCACGTACGGGCCATGCTCTCCGGAAAACGGCTGCTCGGCGACCGCTTCGGCATCGCGCTCGGCCTGGACCTGCTGGCCGCTGCGGTGGCCGGGCTGGGCGACGGTGAACTCGCGGCTCGACTGCTCGGCACCGCGCACGCCTGGTGGCGCACGGTGGGCCGCCCGCAGATGGGCTCACCTTCACTGAGGGCCCTGCGGGACCAGGGCGAGCAGCAGGCCCGCGCGGCGATCGGGGACGCCGCCTACGAGACGGCGTTCCTGGGCGGCGCGGCTGCGCCCACCGGCTGA
- a CDS encoding fibronectin type III domain-containing protein — MRRSAPTLALRLAVAGITGLTGLTAVTGLTACAAPDTEPPPAPAGLTAQAGSATSVHVMWNAAADRDGVTGYQVFQADRMVRELPAEKTMVDITGLAPQTGYAFTVRAEDAAGNLSEPGPVARVTTPAAKAEDRTAPTSPATTTAQATGPRSARVSWTAATDDTGVTAYDVYQGGVRIHTAGPGESATALDNLRPDTVYTFTVRARDGADNSSPDGPAVDVTTPPASGDGPGTAPADFAATAAPGAVTLTWTAPDTGDPATEYELYVNGVPTTVIQFGAGAVPTGRAEHRLTVAEPTGTPWAVKLRARLPDGNWGSFSAERRITLVA, encoded by the coding sequence GTGCGACGCAGCGCCCCCACGCTCGCCCTCCGCCTGGCCGTCGCAGGCATCACCGGCCTCACCGGCCTCACTGCCGTCACCGGCCTCACCGCCTGCGCCGCGCCCGATACCGAACCCCCGCCCGCCCCTGCCGGACTGACCGCCCAGGCCGGCAGCGCCACCAGCGTGCACGTCATGTGGAACGCGGCGGCCGACCGGGACGGGGTGACCGGCTACCAGGTCTTCCAAGCCGACCGCATGGTCCGCGAGCTCCCCGCAGAAAAGACCATGGTGGACATCACTGGCCTCGCCCCGCAGACCGGTTACGCCTTCACGGTGCGGGCCGAGGACGCCGCCGGCAACCTCTCCGAACCCGGCCCGGTCGCCCGGGTGACCACCCCCGCCGCCAAAGCCGAGGACCGTACGGCACCCACTTCCCCCGCCACCACCACCGCCCAGGCGACCGGACCCCGGTCGGCCCGGGTGTCCTGGACGGCGGCGACCGACGACACCGGCGTCACGGCCTACGACGTCTACCAGGGCGGGGTCCGCATCCACACGGCCGGCCCCGGCGAGAGCGCCACGGCCCTGGACAACCTCCGGCCGGACACCGTCTACACCTTCACCGTCCGGGCCCGCGACGGGGCGGACAACTCCTCCCCCGACGGTCCGGCGGTGGACGTGACGACCCCGCCGGCCTCCGGTGACGGCCCCGGCACGGCACCCGCCGACTTCGCTGCGACCGCCGCCCCGGGCGCCGTCACCCTGACGTGGACCGCCCCGGACACCGGCGACCCGGCCACCGAGTACGAGCTGTACGTCAACGGAGTGCCCACGACCGTCATCCAGTTCGGAGCGGGTGCGGTACCCACCGGCCGCGCGGAGCACCGGCTCACGGTGGCCGAGCCGACCGGCACGCCCTGGGCCGTGAAACTGCGGGCCAGGCTCCCGGACGGCAACTGGGGATCCTTCTCAGCGGAGCGGCGGATCACACTCGTCGCATGA
- a CDS encoding LLM class flavin-dependent oxidoreductase has product MPGIPLGVLDLVPVSSGSTAAEALHRSIDLARRAEEFGYARYWFAEHHLNPGVAGTSPAVVLALTASATTTIRLGSGAVQLGHRTALSTVEEFGLIDALHPGRIDLGLGRSAGRPRPSAGVGGQPPVTPVVDGYAPNGLRIPAPFSFAPLLGHPRVALQQKLLNLPGAEPQEYGEQVDDVLALLRGEYRSPEGVEAHAVPGEGADVEVWVLGSSGGVSAETAGRNGLRFAANYHVSPAAVLDAAAGYRAAFKPSAALDRPYLTVSADVVVAEDEESARELATGYAAWVRSIRRAEGAIPYPTPAEARALPWTEADRQLVADRVETRFVGSARTVADHLERLQVATGADELLITTITHGHADRVNSYRLLAEEWHRRSAH; this is encoded by the coding sequence ATGCCCGGCATCCCCCTCGGGGTCCTCGACCTCGTCCCCGTCTCGTCCGGTTCCACCGCCGCCGAGGCCCTGCACCGCAGCATCGATCTCGCCCGGCGGGCGGAGGAGTTCGGCTACGCCCGCTACTGGTTCGCCGAGCACCACCTCAATCCCGGGGTCGCCGGTACCTCGCCGGCGGTCGTGCTCGCGCTGACCGCCTCCGCGACCACCACCATCCGGCTCGGCTCCGGCGCGGTGCAGCTCGGACACCGCACCGCGCTGTCGACCGTCGAGGAGTTCGGCCTGATCGACGCGCTGCATCCCGGGCGCATCGACCTGGGGCTGGGCCGCTCGGCGGGCCGGCCCCGGCCGTCCGCCGGTGTTGGCGGGCAGCCGCCGGTCACCCCGGTCGTGGACGGGTACGCCCCGAACGGGCTGCGGATCCCCGCCCCGTTCTCCTTCGCCCCTCTGCTGGGCCATCCGCGGGTGGCCCTCCAGCAGAAGCTGCTGAACCTGCCGGGGGCCGAGCCGCAGGAGTACGGCGAGCAGGTCGACGACGTGCTCGCGCTGCTGCGGGGCGAGTACCGCTCGCCGGAGGGGGTGGAGGCGCACGCCGTCCCCGGCGAGGGGGCCGACGTGGAGGTGTGGGTCCTGGGCAGCAGCGGCGGGGTGAGTGCGGAAACGGCGGGTCGCAACGGGCTGCGGTTCGCAGCCAACTACCACGTCAGTCCGGCGGCGGTGCTGGACGCGGCCGCGGGATACCGGGCAGCCTTCAAGCCGTCGGCCGCACTGGACCGGCCGTACCTGACGGTGTCCGCCGACGTGGTGGTGGCCGAGGACGAGGAGTCGGCGCGCGAACTGGCCACCGGGTACGCGGCCTGGGTGCGCAGCATCCGGAGGGCCGAGGGGGCCATCCCCTATCCCACCCCGGCCGAGGCGCGGGCCCTGCCGTGGACCGAGGCGGACCGGCAGCTGGTGGCCGACCGCGTGGAGACCCGGTTCGTCGGCTCCGCGCGGACCGTCGCCGATCACCTGGAGCGGCTCCAGGTGGCGACCGGCGCGGACGAACTGCTGATCACCACGATCACGCACGGGCACGCGGACCGCGTGAACTCCTACCGGCTGCTCGCCGAGGAATGGCACCGCCGGTCAGCGCACTGA